AGCAGCATTCCCGCTGGTATGCGGCCCAGGCTGCATCCAGCGCTTCAAAGCCTGGCGAGTAGATACTGCCCGATTTGACGAGGACGAAATTGCGCCAAACTTTGTAGCCTGCATTGCCACGAGGGCGGTCGGAAGTAGAGAAAGTATCCTGAGCGAAGTCGCCGATGATGTCATCACGATGGATTTGGCGGCGGAGCCAGGTAGAGAAGGTGCAAGCACATTGACGGTTAGACATGGCAGCCTCCGTGAGTGATTGTTGGAGAACGACATTTTCAGTATACACCGGAGGTTGCCAACCAAAGTAAGGGTGTTGGGGCCAAGCCGGCCCATGCGTTTCATCTTTTCCTCCTTGTGACGGGGAGGCCGGGCGCGAGCATGCTCGGCTTCCCCAGGGAGGGAAGCAGGAATTGCGAGTTGCGAGAAAGGAGCAACGGTGATGGCAGACGATTTGAGGAAAGAAGACAAGGCAGCGGCGGCGCTGGTATTGCTGGCCCTCTATGGGCAGCCAACCTATCACGCCGTCCACAGCATTGCCGTAAATTTGCCGTTACCACAGGACGCGGTGCTCGCAGATTTCATCAAGGCAGTGCAGGGGTGTACGGAATTTTGCCTCAACGAGAGCCATTACATCACTGAAGAGGCCGGGAGCGCATACCGCTATTTGCAAGCCCAGCGTCCGGAACTGCTGGCGGCATTGGGGGTGGAACGATGACCACGATGGCTTATGCTGACGACGGCAACGGCGCTCTGGGCGGTTGTGTAATGATTCTGCTGGCTCCCATTGTGCTGGGCCTTATCGGACTGGCGCTGGTGGTCGGGGGGCAGATTGCAACCAGTCAGCACGCCGTGGAGCGGCATGGTAGTGAAGCGATTGCCATCCGGCAGTGTGTGCAGAATGGCAGCAGCATTCGCAGGTTTTGGCGGCTACGCAATGGGCGGTATGCAGTGATGTGCAAATTGCCCGATGGGAAGTGGGGGATTGAGATTTTTGAGCGCTTACGTCAAAAGTGGCAGGAAGTGACGGCATTTGTGCCGCGTGACGGCAGCGCAGAGGCTGTACAGCGTTATTTGTGGCAGCGCGGCACACCAACGAAACCATTTTTGCCCTGAAAGGAGTGCGCGATGGACAGCCTGACGATGGTGAGGAAACTGGAAGCGGCGCGACGGTTGCGGGCACGGTTGAAGGTGGAAGCCGCGGAGGCGTGGGCGGCGTATTACCGAGCCTGCGACAAGGCCGAGGACGGGGCGCCCGACCCGGTGACGGGGGGCATTCCGGCGAATGTGCAGGCGAATATCGAGCGGCTGGGGGCCTGGGCCGAGGCGGTGGAAGCGGAGTATCAGAAGGCTTACCGTCTGGAAGGGATGCTGGCGGCGGCGATTTTGTGGCCGGAGAAAGCCACGGAAAGCATGGAAGATTACCGGGATTTGTTTACACCGATGGTAGCACAGTTGGAGGCGGTGTGATGTTAGGGGTGGATTTGGGGCTGTTTCTGGGCGTGTTTTTCGCTTTGCTGCTGTTTGGCGTAGGGTTCAATGCCTTCGTGGACTGGGCGGAGCGGCACGGTTACACCGAGGGCTACACGAGCCTGCTGGTGGTGCTGGGCGTGGGGGCGACTTTGGGCGGCCTGGCGGTGCTGGATTTTCGGGGCGCTTTGCTGGCGCTGCTGCTGTTCATTGCAAGCGGGCTGCCGATGGTAGCCGGTTCGGTGGTGCGGTATGTGCGGCGGCGGGCGGCAAGCGTGCGGGCGATGATTGACGAGGTGAAGCATGAAAATTGAGATTCTTGGCCCCGTGAGCAAAAAGGCGCTTGAGGGTCTTCTTCAAGACGCAAAAGTTCCTACGGCCATCATCCTTTCTCGTGACAGCATGTCCTACATACAAACTGTTGGCGACTGCAAAGATGGCTTCATCGTGGAATACCAGGAAGGCTCTTTGGAGCAGCACTATCGTTGCCCCAGTTTGTTGAAGGCTAATCAAGTGGCCAATCTTTTCGTCGCGTACCAGAACGGCGACGGTGACTGGAAAGAGCAGTGCTCGTGGGAGCATGTGAGGTTCAACGATGGCAACCAGGCCCCGTGAATGGCCGAACAGGGCGAAGGAAGCCCGCGACCGGGCGGCGGAGGAATGCGCCCGCGCTCACCGGGCTTTGCAGCCGCTGTTGACCGAGGGCAGCCGCTACACGGAGGTGGAGCGCCTGCGGCGGCTGGCGGTGGCGTTGGATGCGGTGCAAACGGCGCTGCGGTTTCTGGAGGGGGCAGGGGCGCAGACGAGGCCGTATTGAAATGGCGAGTTGCGAATGAGGAGTCAGGACGATGGCAACGGCAACGGTTTACGAAGTGCAGCAGGAAATGCCTACGGTGGCGCTGTGGGTTCCGAAGGGGGTGGACGCGCACCCGGCGATGGTGGAGACCCTGGCCTTTGTGGACTGGGTGGACGGGAAGCGGGTGCTCATCCGCGGCCTGGGGGTGAAAGAACAGTGGGTGCGGGCGGATGAAATCCGGGTGCTGCGCCGGTCGCCGAAGGTGAGGGTGGTGAATTGGCTGGGTGTTGTCCAGTTTCCCGAAAGGAGGGGATGATGTTCGGATGGCTACGCAGGATTGAGGCTGGCACGACGACGTGGCGGGATGCCGAAACTGCCATTTTCTGGCTGGCGGCGATGTGGGCGATTGGCTTCGTGATGGACGCTGTTTTGGTCTTATTCGTTTTCAAACATTCCTGAGAAAGGAGTAAACGATGTCTCAAGCAACTGTAGTGAACGACCCGTTTGAAGCGGCTTCCAAGGCCGCACCGCTGCCCGCTGAGTATTACGGGCAGGTGGAGGTGGACGCGTGGTTCTGCGTGCTGGAGAAAGGGCAAGGGCGGGTGCCCTACGACCCCCAGCAGCACAGCGTGGACAAGCGCCGCACCGCAATCGACATGGCCATCATCCCTTTGGCGGCTTCGGGGATGAATTACCCGCTGGAACGCAAGATGCTGGCCGAGAGCAAGGAATGGCGCAACATCGTATGGCAGTCGCTGAAGGCGTTAGGCTTCAACAGCCTGCGCGAGGTGAACGGCGCGTGGGTGAAGGTGAAACTGGTGCCCACGGGGCGCAAGTACACCAACAGCGCGGGCGAAGAGAAGGAAGCCACCACCTTCAAATTCCTGGCTGTGTATGACAGCGAAGAGGAATGCGAGGCGGCTTGCCTGGGCACCGCAGGGGAAGACGACGAGCCGACGCCCACCGCTGCGCCCCAGGCCAGCAGCGAGCAGCCCCAGCCCCAGGCCAATAACGGGGAGCGCGCCACGGCGCTGCAGTTTGCGCAGATCATCGTGCAGCAGGCGCTGGCGGCTTTCCCGAATGACCTGAACGCGGCGAAGACGCGGGTGACGCAAGAGTTCGCGAAGATGCCCATCGTGAGCAAGTATTTCACGGTGGACAGCCCGGAGATTGCGGCGCTGTTTGCGCAGCAGTAGCGGGACGGCGGCCGGCGCGGGCGCTTTCGGGGTTGCCCGAAACCGGGGTTCGACTCCCCGGCGGTCGCTTAGGTGGGGCCCAGCGGCGTGGACGGCCCGGCGGGTGCGCCGGTGGGTCAGTGCATCCCCACCACTCCTTTCTCGGCGGGGGCGGGTTCCGGGCAAGCCTGCCCCCAACGAATGAAGAATTGCGAATAGCGAATTGCGCAAACAAGGAGCCAGAGGATGGGCATTGCAGCGGTGATGATTGACAGCCGTGAACCGGCGTGGGTGAAACATTTGACCTTTGGCGATGCGCCGACTTCGGTGGTGATGCTGGAAACCGGCGACCTGTGGGTTGCCACCGACGACGGGCACATGCTGATTATTGAGCGGAAGACGCCTGATGACCTGCTGGGCTCTCTGAAGGACGGGCGGCTGTTCCCGCAGATGGCGCGGCTGGCGGAAGAGCGCATTATGCAGCAATTGCGCGGCGAGAACCCGACGCGGTGGCCGTATTTGATTATCACGGGGGCGCTGCTGCCCGGCGAGAACGGCAAGGTGGTTACACAGCGGGGGGAGACGGGCTGGTCGTGGGCGGCGGTGCAAGGGGCGCTGCTGAACATTCAGGAGATGGGCGTTTTCGTGGTCTATGCTTCGGGGGACACAGATTACGAGCGGGCGGTGATGCGCCTGGCACAGCGGAAGCGCACGGAAGTGCAGGATGTGTTGCCGGCGCGCCCGGCAGAGATTGTGAGCCCGCGGGCGGCGTTTTTAGCCACTTTGCCCGGCGTGGGGGTGGAAACCGCAACGGCGGCGCTGCGGGTAGCCAACAACGATGTGGCGGTGGCGTTGGTATTAGCCTCTATGGAAGGCGATGCAGTGGTCAATAACCCCGTGCCAAAGCACATTCGCCGGAAAGTGCGGCGGTTTTTGGGGCTGAAGGACGGGGAGCAGTTCGCTATTTATCCGCGTGACGAGAAAGGAGTTTAGCCCTATGGAAGCCGTGCACGAAAACACACCCGTTTTGGCGCAAAGGCGCACTTTGACGCCGAATATCTGGCAAATGGTGCGCGAAATTGCACCGGTAATGCACAAAAGCCGCCTTTTTGGTGTGATGAGCCAGGAGCAGGCGGTGGCCATCATGCTGAAAGGTTGGGAGTTGGGTTTGAGCCTGACGGCATCGTTTGAGTTCATCGCCGTCATCAAGGGACGCCCGACGCTGACGCCGCAGGGCGCGCTGGCTTTGGCCATACAGAGCGGCGAACTGGAAGCCTTCGAAGTGCAAGACATCGAGAAAGACGGCCAGCCGTGGGCGTGCAAGGTAAGCGGCAAACGGCACAACGGGATGGCTTACACGCTGACCTACACGATGGACGATGCCCGACGGGCGGGGCTGGTGAAACCCGATAGCGCGTGGGAAACCTACCCGGCAAACATGCTGCGCTGGCGGGCGATTGGGTTTTGGCTTGATGTGGTGATGCCGGACATCATCGGCGGGATGAAACGGGCTGACGAGTTCGGCGCCGTGGTGGATGCCAATGGCGATGTGGTGGACGGCACGTGGACGGAGGCCGCCACGGCGCAGCCGCAGCCCAAGCCGCAGACACAGAATGAAACGGCGCCAGCGCTGCCAGAAGCCGGGGAAAGCCTGACGCTGAACGACCTGCTGGCTCGGTATGAACCGAGCAAAGTGATGGAAGCCCTGCGCGTGGTGACAGGCGGGCGGATGCCGAGCAGCGAGGAAGAGGTGAAGCGCATTGCGGAGCGCCTGGCAGGGGGTGGGGCATGAGTGTGCAGATTGAGCATTTGAGTTACTCGTCCATTCAGTTGTTTCTGACCTGCCCGGCGGCGTGGCGTTACCGGTACATCGAGAAAGTGCAGACGCCGACAAGCACGGCGTTGGTATTCGGCAGCGCGTGGCACAATGCGGTGGAAGCCTATGTGGGTGCGCGGGCGTTGGGGCAGGAAGCCGACCTGCTGGCGCTGTGGCAGCAGCACTGGCACGCGACGTTAGAAAGCCAGAGCGCCCCAGTGGACTGGGGCGCGGAGACGCCGGAGCAGCACTTCAACGAGGGCGTGCGGCTGCTGGAAACCGAAGAGGTGAAAACGGCGTTAGACGGGATTGTGCCGTTGGTGCAGGACGGCGCGCCGGTGATCGAGAAGCGGGTGGAGTTGCATGTGCCGGGCGTGCCGGTGCCGGTGATTGGGTACATTGACATCATCACAGCCGACGGGGTGCCGGGC
The sequence above is drawn from the Chloroflexota bacterium genome and encodes:
- a CDS encoding PD-(D/E)XK nuclease family protein, whose amino-acid sequence is MSVQIEHLSYSSIQLFLTCPAAWRYRYIEKVQTPTSTALVFGSAWHNAVEAYVGARALGQEADLLALWQQHWHATLESQSAPVDWGAETPEQHFNEGVRLLETEEVKTALDGIVPLVQDGAPVIEKRVELHVPGVPVPVIGYIDIITADGVPGDFKTAARAWSQDKAANELQPAFYLAALNQAGIPTPGMKFRHFVVTKTRKPQFQVLETTRTPETLLFLYQMIGNVWRAIEAEAFPENPTTWKCSPRYCEFWEVCRGRFM